One Streptomyces sp. NBC_00102 DNA segment encodes these proteins:
- a CDS encoding helix-turn-helix transcriptional regulator translates to MPPRSYPTARQRRLGAELRKLRERAGLSGSQAAAYLGGERAQISHIESGRYGVSDERVRRLAAHYSATDKHLIDALASMAEERPKGWWDEYRGILSPGFLDLAELEYKATYLRAIQMLTIPGIFQTEAYARDLIRSGISDLPASELNARVEHRIRRRDIFDRPAPTPFEAFIHEAALRMQYCDAAAMREQLAFLCTVSSWPSVTIRVIPFGARITGSVHSMLYAGAIIPALDTVQLDSAFDAGFLDAEAQLARYRALLDSIESISLSTEKSTDFIQHIAQEM, encoded by the coding sequence ATGCCGCCAAGGAGCTACCCGACCGCCCGTCAGCGGCGTCTGGGCGCAGAGCTGCGCAAGCTACGCGAGAGGGCAGGCCTGTCAGGCAGTCAGGCCGCCGCCTATCTCGGTGGCGAACGCGCCCAGATCAGTCACATCGAGTCAGGTCGGTACGGGGTGAGCGACGAGCGCGTGCGCCGCCTCGCCGCTCACTACTCAGCCACCGACAAACACCTCATCGACGCACTCGCGAGCATGGCCGAGGAACGACCCAAGGGGTGGTGGGACGAATATCGCGGAATACTGTCGCCGGGATTCCTGGATCTCGCCGAGCTTGAGTACAAAGCAACGTATCTCCGCGCGATCCAGATGCTGACGATCCCTGGAATCTTTCAGACCGAGGCGTACGCGCGCGACCTCATTCGCAGCGGAATCTCAGACCTGCCCGCTTCCGAACTGAACGCACGAGTCGAACACCGGATACGGCGCCGCGACATCTTCGACCGCCCCGCCCCCACACCGTTCGAGGCCTTCATCCACGAGGCCGCCCTGCGCATGCAGTACTGCGACGCTGCGGCGATGAGGGAGCAACTCGCCTTCCTCTGCACTGTCTCATCCTGGCCGTCCGTCACGATTCGCGTCATCCCGTTCGGCGCGCGGATCACCGGCTCGGTGCACTCGATGCTCTACGCCGGCGCGATCATCCCCGCCCTGGACACGGTCCAACTGGACAGCGCGTTCGATGCCGGGTTCCTGGACGCCGAGGCGCAACTCGCACGATATCGAGCGCTTCTTGACTCCATCGAATCGATCTCGCTCAGTACCGAGAAGTCGACAGATTTCATCCAACACATCGCACAAGAAATGTGA
- a CDS encoding DUF397 domain-containing protein, giving the protein MTDAIKWQKSSFSGADDNQSCIELAPVDGSIRVRESDEPEVVVTTSVAKLRAFILGVKAGEFDHLI; this is encoded by the coding sequence ATGACCGACGCAATCAAGTGGCAGAAATCCTCCTTCTCGGGGGCTGATGACAACCAGAGCTGTATCGAGCTGGCGCCTGTTGACGGATCAATCAGAGTGCGCGAGAGCGACGAACCCGAAGTTGTGGTCACAACGAGCGTCGCCAAGCTTCGCGCGTTCATCCTCGGCGTCAAAGCAGGCGAGTTCGACCATCTGATCTGA
- a CDS encoding NUDIX domain-containing protein: MRADVRYDDDALVLTSDPTEEGLYHLPRAGHPVDGNHRRALTLAEALHVRIRPVGTAEEVLREWSVSGPKSGTVRWKDPTTSVPKRVRAGAIVIRDGQILLIRQSDRRYTWYEIPGGGVEAGETLHEAVLRELREETALGGSVAGEVARVWKEETRQHYFLVHAEGEVGAEEQLDNYGGRPVWRPVADLPGTALWPRRLSWRIAHWHDAGWPATPIELADSVKDLGKPCTW; encoded by the coding sequence ATGAGAGCAGACGTGCGGTACGACGACGATGCCCTGGTACTCACGAGCGACCCGACGGAAGAGGGCCTCTACCACCTCCCTCGTGCCGGACACCCCGTGGACGGGAACCACCGCCGGGCGCTCACCCTCGCGGAGGCGCTGCACGTGCGGATCCGGCCGGTCGGTACGGCGGAGGAGGTGCTCCGGGAGTGGTCCGTCAGCGGCCCGAAGAGCGGCACGGTGCGGTGGAAGGACCCGACGACATCCGTGCCCAAGCGCGTACGGGCCGGAGCGATAGTCATCCGCGACGGGCAGATCCTGCTCATCCGGCAGTCCGACCGCCGCTACACCTGGTACGAGATCCCCGGCGGCGGTGTGGAGGCGGGGGAGACCCTGCACGAGGCGGTGCTGCGGGAGCTCCGCGAGGAGACCGCGCTCGGCGGGAGCGTGGCGGGGGAGGTGGCCCGGGTCTGGAAGGAAGAGACCCGGCAGCACTACTTCCTCGTACACGCCGAAGGGGAGGTCGGCGCCGAGGAGCAACTCGACAACTACGGCGGCCGGCCCGTGTGGAGGCCGGTCGCCGACCTGCCCGGGACCGCGCTCTGGCCTCGGCGCCTGAGCTGGCGCATCGCCCACTGGCATGACGCCGGGTGGCCTGCGACCCCGATCGAACTGGCCGACAGCGTCAAGGACTTGGGAAAGCCCTGTACGTGGTAG
- a CDS encoding dihydrofolate reductase family protein produces the protein MRIVISEFMSLDGIVQAPGSPEEDTDGGFTHGGWSHPYFDPEIVGGTFDDVLAKADALLFGRRTWQTMAGAWPDRAGDPFADRMNTIAKYVVSGTLSAQDLVWANTTLIPGGDAVGRIRALREAGGGDLAVMGSPTLARTLLSEGLVDELRLMIMPVLLGGGKTIFPADGGLRALELLSTVTSPAGVNVCTYRPAAAHA, from the coding sequence GTGCGTATCGTCATCAGTGAATTCATGAGCCTCGACGGCATCGTGCAGGCGCCGGGCAGCCCCGAGGAGGATACGGATGGCGGGTTCACGCACGGCGGCTGGTCGCATCCGTACTTCGACCCGGAGATCGTGGGCGGGACCTTCGACGACGTCCTGGCCAAGGCCGACGCGCTGCTCTTCGGGCGCCGTACCTGGCAGACGATGGCCGGGGCGTGGCCGGACCGGGCGGGCGACCCGTTCGCCGACCGGATGAACACCATCGCGAAGTACGTGGTGTCGGGGACGCTCTCCGCCCAGGACCTGGTGTGGGCGAACACCACGCTCATCCCGGGCGGTGACGCGGTCGGCCGCATCCGTGCGCTGCGCGAGGCCGGAGGCGGCGATCTGGCGGTCATGGGCAGTCCTACTCTCGCCCGGACCCTCCTGAGCGAGGGCCTGGTCGACGAGCTGCGGCTGATGATCATGCCGGTGCTGCTCGGCGGCGGTAAGACGATCTTCCCGGCGGACGGCGGCCTGCGCGCCCTGGAACTGCTCTCGACGGTCACCAGCCCCGCCGGGGTGAACGTGTGCACCTACCGCCCGGCTGCCGCGCATGCCTGA
- a CDS encoding geranylgeranyl reductase family protein → MTEPLSEHSADVIVVGAGPAGSTTAYYLAKAGLDVLLLEKTAFPREKVCGDGLTPRATKQLVSMGIDISEEAGWSRNKGLRIIGGGVRLQLDWPDLASYPDYGLVRKRDDFDEQLARQAQKAGARLYERANVGAPIIDERTGRITGVHAKLGEEKTPVTFHAPLVVAADGNSTRLSLAMGLHRREDRPMGVAVRTYFTSPRHDDDYLESWLELWDRRGPQDRLLPGYGWIFGMGDGTSNVGLGILNSSSAFRELDWREVLKAWCASMPADWGYTPENMTTPIRGAALPMAFNRQPHYTKGLLLVGDAGGLVNPFNGEGIAYAMESGQIAADVIVQATARATPAQRELALHNYPKILKDTYGGYYTLGRAFVKIIGNPKIMKIATQRGLTHPLLMKFTLKMLANLTDPTGGDAMDRIINGLSKVAPKA, encoded by the coding sequence GTGACCGAGCCCCTCTCCGAACACAGCGCGGACGTGATCGTCGTCGGAGCGGGCCCAGCCGGCTCCACGACCGCGTACTACCTCGCCAAGGCCGGGCTCGACGTCCTGCTGCTGGAGAAGACCGCGTTTCCGCGGGAGAAGGTCTGCGGCGACGGTCTCACCCCCCGTGCGACCAAGCAGTTGGTCTCCATGGGCATCGACATCTCCGAAGAGGCCGGCTGGTCGCGGAACAAGGGCCTCCGCATCATCGGCGGCGGTGTCCGCCTCCAGCTCGACTGGCCCGACCTCGCCTCGTACCCGGACTACGGCCTCGTCCGCAAGCGCGACGACTTCGACGAACAGCTCGCCCGTCAGGCGCAGAAGGCGGGCGCGCGGCTGTACGAGCGCGCCAACGTCGGCGCCCCGATCATCGACGAGCGCACCGGCCGCATCACCGGCGTCCACGCCAAGCTCGGCGAGGAGAAGACCCCGGTCACCTTCCACGCCCCGCTCGTCGTCGCCGCCGACGGCAACTCCACCCGGCTCTCCCTCGCCATGGGCCTGCACCGCCGCGAGGACCGCCCGATGGGCGTCGCGGTCCGTACGTACTTCACCTCGCCCCGCCACGACGACGACTACCTGGAGTCCTGGCTCGAACTCTGGGACCGGCGCGGCCCGCAGGACCGTCTGCTGCCCGGGTACGGCTGGATCTTCGGCATGGGCGACGGTACGTCCAACGTCGGCCTCGGCATCCTCAACTCCTCCTCCGCCTTCCGCGAGCTGGACTGGCGCGAGGTCCTCAAGGCCTGGTGCGCGTCGATGCCGGCGGACTGGGGCTACACCCCGGAGAACATGACGACGCCCATCCGCGGCGCCGCCCTCCCGATGGCCTTCAACCGCCAGCCGCACTACACCAAGGGCCTGTTGCTCGTCGGTGACGCGGGCGGCCTCGTCAACCCGTTCAACGGCGAGGGCATCGCGTACGCGATGGAGTCCGGCCAGATCGCCGCCGACGTCATCGTGCAGGCCACCGCCCGCGCGACCCCGGCCCAGCGCGAACTGGCCCTGCACAACTACCCGAAGATCCTCAAGGACACCTACGGCGGCTACTACACGCTCGGCCGGGCGTTCGTGAAGATCATCGGCAACCCGAAGATCATGAAGATCGCCACGCAGCGCGGTCTCACTCACCCGCTGCTGATGAAGTTCACCCTGAAGATGCTGGCCAACCTCACCGACCCGACGGGCGGCGACGCGATGGACCGCATCATCAACGGGCTGTCGAAGGTGGCCCCGAAGGCTTGA